CTGTTACCGGGCTAAGATTGAAGGCGGGCTTCCCGCAGATGCATTGGATGAAATCTCCCGTGAGCATCTTTACCATACATTTATGCGTCTTATGGAAGATGTCAGCCAGAAAGAATTCCGGCCCAATATCATCTATGAGGAGCAGGAGCCTGTAGAATATGCCGCACTGCAGCTGACGCAGTACGGTGATTTTAAATCGCAGGGGTTTGACAGTATCAGTCAGGTACTGGAGCAGTATTATGCGATGAAAAACCGTATCAGCCGCATCCGTCAGAAGTCCGTTGATTTACGGAAGGTGGTAACTACCGCTCTGGAACGTAATGTCAAAAAGCTGAACATTCAGGAAAAGCAGATGGCAGATACAAAGAAGAAGGATAAGTATCGAATCTACGGAGAGCTTTTGAATACTTATGGCTATGAGACCGAACAGGGGGCAAAATCCCTGGAGGCACTGAACTACTATACCGGTGAGCTGATCACAATTCCCTTGGATGAAACGCTGAACCCCTCTGAAAATGCAAAAAAATATTTCGAACGTTATAATAAGCTGAAAAGAACTGCGGAAGCACTGGATGTTCAGTTGGGAGAAACCCGGGAGGAAATCTCTCATCTGGAATCTGTCCGTACATCACTGGATATTGCTCTGGAGGAAGAGGATCTGGTGCAGATTAAGGAAGAATTAGTTTCCAATGGTTACATCCGCAGAAAAGGGCCTGCGGGAAAAAGGGTCAAAATCACGTCCCGCCCCTTCCACTATATATCCTCCGACGGTTATGATATCTATGTGGGAAAAAATAACATCCAGAATGAGGAGTTATCTTTTAAGCTTGCAACAGGCAATGACTGGTGGTTTCATGCAAAGGGATGCCCCGGTTCCCACGTAATCGTCAAGTGCGGTCCGGATGGAGAGATGCCGGACCGCACCTTTGAAGAGGCCGGCCGTCTTGCCGCCTATTACTCCGGGAACAAGACAGCTCCTAAGGTTGAGATTGACTATACGCAGAAAAAGAATCTGAGGAAGCCAGGCGGCTCCAAGCCCGGATTCGTCGTGTACTATACGAACTACTCACTTCATATTGAACCCGATATCACAGGTATCCGTCAGATTAATTAACAGACCGGAAACGTTTATACTGGATTGCTAACAATTAAGTAACATATTCATCCAAAAGAATTCATAAAGATTTTAATTTTTTCTTTGGTATCCTATGTTATAATTATCCAATGATTTGGCACCATATATCATGTATAATACCAGGGTCAAAAGGTCATGCTTTACATGCCTGTCTGACATCATCATACAAGAGGAGTTCTAATGAAGAGAAAAATAAAGGAAATTCGCGATGAACATACAGAGAGACTTCCAACCACCCGCTATACCGCAGATCCTGCCGTAGGACTTACGGCAGCTCAGGCGGAAGAATATATGCAGAACGGTTGGACAAACAGGGCGGTCGAACCACCCTCAAAGACAGTTTCCGAAATCATTCAAAGCAACGTATTTACTTATTTCAATTTGATTTTTATTATTATTGCTGTTCTGCTTATTATTGTTGGTTCTTTCAAGGATCTGACATTTCTTCCGGTTGTTATCTGTAACACCCTGATTGGGATTATTCAGGAAATACGGGCAAAAAAAACTTTGGATAGGTTATCCGTATTAAATGC
The window above is part of the Novisyntrophococcus fermenticellae genome. Proteins encoded here:
- a CDS encoding Rqc2 family fibronectin-binding protein, with protein sequence MAFDGITIAAVRAELENKIVGGKINKIAQPEADELILTVKNNRTQYRLLLSANASLPLIYLTESNKLSPMTAPNFCMLLRKHIGSGKILSVTQPSLERVLVFDIEHLNELGDICRKKLMVEIMGKHSNIIFCSEDDRIIDSIKHVSANMSSVREVLPGRAYFIPETQNKKNPYTISETEFKQSVLSKPMSCAKALYTSITGLSPVMGEEICYRAKIEGGLPADALDEISREHLYHTFMRLMEDVSQKEFRPNIIYEEQEPVEYAALQLTQYGDFKSQGFDSISQVLEQYYAMKNRISRIRQKSVDLRKVVTTALERNVKKLNIQEKQMADTKKKDKYRIYGELLNTYGYETEQGAKSLEALNYYTGELITIPLDETLNPSENAKKYFERYNKLKRTAEALDVQLGETREEISHLESVRTSLDIALEEEDLVQIKEELVSNGYIRRKGPAGKRVKITSRPFHYISSDGYDIYVGKNNIQNEELSFKLATGNDWWFHAKGCPGSHVIVKCGPDGEMPDRTFEEAGRLAAYYSGNKTAPKVEIDYTQKKNLRKPGGSKPGFVVYYTNYSLHIEPDITGIRQIN